AACAACGTGACGTAATTTTTCGTCAAGCAAATTACGACCAACTCACAGGACTTCCTAATCGCCATCTTTTTCAAGATAGACTCAATCATGCCTTCAAGGAGTCCAAACGCTCTTCAAAGCCTCTTGCGCTTCTTTTTTTAGACCTTGATAATTTCAAACGGATTAATGATGTTTTAGGGCATAGTGTTGGGGATGACGTACTAGTAAAGGCAGCAGGTATTTTAAAAGAGGCAACTAGGGAGTCTGACGCACTGGTGCGTTTTGGCGGAGATGAATTTTTGGTTTTACTTAAAGACTCAGACAAAGACGATGCTTTACATGTAGCCAACAAAATCCTCAAGCTTTTCAAGCCTGTGATGGACTTCAAAAAACACACCCTCTCCCTCTCCCCAAGCATTGGTATCGCCATATTTCCAGATCATGCAAACACTCCTGAAGAGTTGATTCAAAAAGCAGACATCGCTCTTTACGCAGCAAA
Above is a genomic segment from Sulfurospirillum tamanense containing:
- a CDS encoding GGDEF domain-containing protein; the protein is QRDVIFRQANYDQLTGLPNRHLFQDRLNHAFKESKRSSKPLALLFLDLDNFKRINDVLGHSVGDDVLVKAAGILKEATRESDALVRFGGDEFLVLLKDSDKDDALHVANKILKLFKPVMDFKKHTLSLSPSIGIAIFPDHANTPEELIQKADIALYAAKSRGKNQASLFSV